The genomic stretch CGATAGACCCTTTGGTGGCCATAACCGTTCGCGATGTAGCCGTTTCACCTGCCGCTTCCTTATCTTTAGCAAAATAAAAATAATAAGCACCTGCTCCAGCTGCAGCCAAAATAATCAAAATGCTGAGCCCTATCGTCCATTTCTTCATGTACTGTAATCCACCCTCCATCGGTCTTAGTGAGAACGAATATAGCACACTAAAATGAACGCAAGATGAACAAATAAGAGCATCGCTCTCCCCCGCCAGATTCGGCAGGAAAGAACAATGCTCTATCGATATTGCTATTCTCTCTTATTACAGAGATGGAAGCTCGTGCAATTCAGGCAGTGAGGAAATCGCCCCTGCTCTTGTCGTCGTCAGCGCGGCGGCGGCATTCGCAAAAGCAACGATCCGTTTCGCATGCTCAGCCGTAAGTCCCTCAACCGTCCCTTTATCTATTTGAAGCTGATACAGCAATGCCCCAATAAAAGCATCGCCAGCTCCAGTCGTATCCTTAACTATTACCTTCTGGCCCGGAACAGATACTTCATAAGAAGGCGTATGCCAAACTGCCCCCTCCGAGCCCTTTGTATAGACAACCGCCTGCACATCGCCTACAAACAAAGAAGCAATAGCTTCCTTCTCATTCTCGATGCCAGTAATAAAGGAAAGCTCGTCGGAGCTTATTTTCACCAGATGGCTTAATGGAATAAACTCCAAAATCGTTTGCCTGCACTGCTCCTGATCCGCCCATAGCGGAAGCCGGACGTTTGGATCAAAGCTAATCATGCCGCCTGCTGCCTTCATCGCTTCGATCGCCCTCAGATGGGCATACTTAACAGGAGCTTCTATAAGATCAACTGAGCAATAGTGCAATATGTCTCCTGCTGCAAACCATTCTCCGTCGATCTCATCCTCTGAAAGCAGCATGTCGGCGCTTGGGTTTCGATAAAAGGAAAAATCCCGATCACCGTCTGCCTTTAAGCTGACAAAAGCAAGCGCCGTGTTCGTCTCATTCGTCCGAAATACATGGCTCGTATCCACACCGATGGCCTGCATCGTTTCTACAAGAAAATCACCAAACGCATCTATTCCGAGCTTACCGATAAAAGCACTGCTCCCACCCAGCTTCGCAACCACGCAAGCTACGTTAGCAGGAGCACCGCCAGCCTCCTTCGTAAAGCCGGTCACGTTCTTTAGCTCAATGCCCCGCGTATCTGGAATAAAATCAATTAACGCTTCACCAATCGTATACAGCTTAGACAGTTTAAACCCTCCTACTTCATGTCCCATTTCTTAAAAGATAACATAGAACATGCACCTTCGCTATACGCTTGAATGCCTAGCGAATGAGTACCAGGATAAATTCTGCCGGTCATAACCTTCTCGCCGCCTTGAATAAATACCTCAACAGAGGATTTATCTACAAAAATGTTCAACGCGAGCAATCCATCCTTCAGCGCTACCTTAGCTCTGCGCTCTCCGCCAAGACCGATGCCAGACTTATCACGGTTAAATCGGAAAGTCTCCTCTGCCGAAAGATAGGACAGTACCGTCTCTTCCTCGCCGTGCACCCGCAGCTTCAAGCCAAACTCCTCCGCTTGATCCGCTTTAAAAACGACCTCAAGCTCGTAGCAGTCCCCACTGACTTCCATATCTTTAATGCCTGATAAAGGAACACCGCCAGTCTCATAGCCATTCTGACGATAAGCTTTCGTTTCCTCCACAGGCTTGAACAATAACGACTCGCCTTGCAAAACAACCTCGCGTGGCAGCGTCATCGCGCCTGCCCAATAATGGCCCAGCTGTGTCGGAATTTCGCTTTCCCAAGTCTCCATCCAGGCCATGATGATACGTCTGCCCTTCTCGTCAACCGTCGTCTGCGGAGCATAATAATCAAAGCCGTAGTCAACGGGCTCATAACGATCGTAGTTAAAGCTGCTTTGCTCGATATCCAATCGTCCAATCATATAAGTGGTGGAGTGTAAATTATGATAGTTGTCTCCTTGTGCAGGCATGCGCTGCGGCGACATCACAAGTACATCTTGCCCGCCCAGCTCAAACAGATCTGGACATTCCCAATTATCGCCAAGCTCCTCATCGCCCCGTGCGATTTCACCCACTATAGTCCAATCTACTAAATCATCAGAGCGATATAATAAAATCAACCCGTGACCCTGCCCGTCATTAGAGCCTAGCACCACATAATAGGTGCCATCACGCTCGAACACCTTTGGATCGCGAAAATCCTTTTGGCTTGCGCCAGCTGGTATATCTTCGGCACTAATGATCGGGTTGGAAGCCAGCTTCTCGAAATGGATACCATCCTCGGATACGGCTATATTTTGATTTTGGCGGTAATCGTTATCTCTATCTGGTCCTGTTACAATGTGTCCGGTATACATCAAATAAAGCTTGCCTTCCCGCTCAAAAGCGCTGCCGGAGAAGCAGCCGTCGCGATCATAAGTCTGATCCGGCGCTAGCGCAACAGGCAGATGCCTCCACGTCATAAGATCCCGGCTAACCGCATGTCCCCAGTGCATCGGGCCCCATACCGGCTGGTATGGATAATGCTGATAAAACATATGATATTCTCCATTGTAGTAAATAAAGCCGTTAGGATCATTCATCCAGCCAAACTCGCTCATTAAATGAAAGTTAAGCCGGTATTCATCTTTAAGCAAATATTTACGCTCAGCTACGAATGCATCGGCATTTTCTCTGGTGTACAAAATAAAGCATCCATCCCTTGCTAATTATTTAATTGAGCCCTGCATTACCCCTTGGATAATATATTTCTGTGCAAACAAATAAACGATGAGTACTGGCAATATCGTCAGCGTAAGCCCAGCCATAAGCGGTCCATAATCCACCGTATACGTTCCGAAAAAATAAAATGTGGATAGCGGGAGCGTACGTGCATTCGGTGATATCAAAACCAGGGAAGGCAGCAGGAAGTCATTCCAAATCCACAATATATTCAGAATGGCAATCGTAACCGTAGTTGGGGCCAGCACCGGAAATACAATTCGAAAAAACGTTTGCGTCCGCGTGCAGCCATCAATAAGCGCCGCTTCTTCAAGCTCAGCAGGTATGCTTTTGACAAATCCATGATAAATAAA from Paenibacillus sp. FSL H8-0548 encodes the following:
- a CDS encoding glycoside hydrolase family 32 protein, whose product is MYTRENADAFVAERKYLLKDEYRLNFHLMSEFGWMNDPNGFIYYNGEYHMFYQHYPYQPVWGPMHWGHAVSRDLMTWRHLPVALAPDQTYDRDGCFSGSAFEREGKLYLMYTGHIVTGPDRDNDYRQNQNIAVSEDGIHFEKLASNPIISAEDIPAGASQKDFRDPKVFERDGTYYVVLGSNDGQGHGLILLYRSDDLVDWTIVGEIARGDEELGDNWECPDLFELGGQDVLVMSPQRMPAQGDNYHNLHSTTYMIGRLDIEQSSFNYDRYEPVDYGFDYYAPQTTVDEKGRRIIMAWMETWESEIPTQLGHYWAGAMTLPREVVLQGESLLFKPVEETKAYRQNGYETGGVPLSGIKDMEVSGDCYELEVVFKADQAEEFGLKLRVHGEEETVLSYLSAEETFRFNRDKSGIGLGGERRAKVALKDGLLALNIFVDKSSVEVFIQGGEKVMTGRIYPGTHSLGIQAYSEGACSMLSFKKWDMK
- a CDS encoding carbohydrate kinase, with translation MSKLYTIGEALIDFIPDTRGIELKNVTGFTKEAGGAPANVACVVAKLGGSSAFIGKLGIDAFGDFLVETMQAIGVDTSHVFRTNETNTALAFVSLKADGDRDFSFYRNPSADMLLSEDEIDGEWFAAGDILHYCSVDLIEAPVKYAHLRAIEAMKAAGGMISFDPNVRLPLWADQEQCRQTILEFIPLSHLVKISSDELSFITGIENEKEAIASLFVGDVQAVVYTKGSEGAVWHTPSYEVSVPGQKVIVKDTTGAGDAFIGALLYQLQIDKGTVEGLTAEHAKRIVAFANAAAALTTTRAGAISSLPELHELPSL